One Methanocaldococcus infernus ME DNA segment encodes these proteins:
- a CDS encoding ABC transporter ATP-binding protein gives MIEIKNLSYKYKDFEVKNISFNLNYGETLTLLGPNGAGKSTILKVIYGLLKPNYACVFIDGMDFHKLPVKERAKIMSLVPQSHSPVFPYKVIDFVVMGVSSQLSLFESPKKEHYKKALNVLKMLGIEHLKDKTYTELSGGQLQLVLIARALVQEPKVLLLDEPISHLDFKNQVLILDILQELAKNKKLAIIMTLHDPNFAALYSDKIAFVKDGSLLDFGEVSEVFKDEVLEKVYDLPISLINIRDLKIVLPKKFIMKNHDKFNL, from the coding sequence GTGATTGAAATAAAGAATTTATCATATAAATATAAAGATTTTGAAGTTAAAAATATCTCTTTTAACTTAAATTATGGAGAAACTCTAACTCTTTTAGGACCAAATGGAGCAGGAAAAAGTACTATATTAAAAGTTATTTATGGATTATTAAAGCCTAATTATGCATGTGTCTTTATTGATGGAATGGATTTTCATAAACTGCCAGTTAAAGAAAGAGCTAAGATCATGTCATTAGTTCCTCAATCCCATAGTCCAGTGTTTCCATATAAGGTTATTGACTTTGTTGTTATGGGAGTTTCTTCACAACTTTCTCTATTTGAGTCTCCAAAAAAAGAACACTATAAGAAAGCTCTAAATGTTTTAAAGATGCTTGGAATTGAACATTTAAAGGATAAGACATATACTGAACTCAGTGGTGGTCAGCTACAGTTGGTTTTAATTGCAAGAGCCTTAGTTCAAGAGCCAAAGGTTTTACTATTGGATGAGCCAATCTCTCACTTGGATTTTAAAAATCAAGTGCTAATTTTAGATATACTACAAGAATTAGCTAAAAATAAGAAGTTAGCTATTATTATGACTCTCCATGACCCAAATTTTGCAGCTTTATACTCTGATAAAATAGCATTTGTAAAAGATGGCTCTTTGTTGGATTTTGGAGAAGTGTCTGAAGTGTTTAAAGATGAAGTGTTAGAGAAAGTGTATGATCTTCCTATTAGTTTAATTAATATTAGAGACCTAAAAATTGTATTACCCAAAAAATTTATAATGAAAAATCATGATAAATTTAATCTGTGA
- a CDS encoding FecCD family ABC transporter permease produces MNVKKFLYFLLMTSPIYVGFLCLCIGSAHIPPLEIIKILFGVTYNKAYNIIIWDIRLPRILLNILVGSSLSVSGAILQSKFKNPLVDSYILGISSGAAFGASLAILLSLSLPFFYMSTFTFGILAVFFTLLLAGRNATPISLVLSGVIISALFSSLSSLLMFFMNPEDLASIVYWIMGSFSNTSWQDVYISAPVIIFGLILVYLMRWFLNVLSLGEEAEILGVDTKKIGLIFILLATLITSVSVSVCGIIGWVGLIVPHIVRMAFGPDHKTLIPLTITLGASFMILADTLARSLTSFEIPIGILTTIIGAPLFAYLLKKTGGVWK; encoded by the coding sequence ATGAATGTTAAAAAATTTTTATATTTTTTATTAATGACCTCTCCCATTTATGTTGGATTTTTATGCTTATGTATTGGCTCAGCCCACATTCCTCCATTAGAGATTATCAAAATTCTGTTTGGTGTAACATATAATAAAGCTTATAATATAATTATCTGGGATATTAGATTACCAAGGATACTATTAAATATTTTAGTTGGATCTTCCCTATCAGTATCTGGAGCTATCCTTCAATCAAAATTTAAGAATCCTTTAGTTGATAGCTATATCTTAGGAATATCCTCAGGGGCTGCATTTGGGGCAAGTTTAGCCATTCTTTTATCTTTATCTTTACCATTTTTTTATATGTCAACTTTTACCTTTGGAATCCTTGCAGTTTTCTTTACCCTGCTCTTAGCTGGCAGAAATGCAACTCCCATCTCTCTTGTACTTTCTGGAGTTATAATTAGTGCTCTTTTTTCATCACTATCATCTTTATTAATGTTTTTTATGAATCCTGAAGACTTAGCATCTATTGTTTATTGGATTATGGGATCTTTTAGTAATACAAGCTGGCAAGATGTTTATATTTCAGCTCCAGTAATTATTTTTGGTTTAATATTGGTTTATCTAATGAGATGGTTTTTAAATGTTTTATCCCTTGGAGAAGAAGCTGAAATTTTGGGAGTAGATACAAAGAAGATAGGGCTTATTTTCATCCTATTGGCAACTTTGATAACTTCAGTTTCAGTTTCAGTCTGTGGAATTATTGGATGGGTTGGGCTTATAGTCCCTCATATTGTTAGGATGGCATTTGGTCCTGACCATAAAACATTAATTCCTCTAACCATTACCTTAGGAGCCAGCTTTATGATCTTGGCTGACACATTGGCAAGAAGTTTAACATCTTTTGAAATCCCTATTGGGATATTAACAACAATAATAGGAGCTCCTCTTTTTGCCTACCTTCTTAAGAAAACTGGTGGTGTTTGGAAGTGA